A single Cellulosilyticum sp. I15G10I2 DNA region contains:
- a CDS encoding exosporium glycoprotein BclB-related protein — MGPLGLAGVTGQTGFTGPASGGAIIPFASGVQVEITTIAGELRGIPAFIGFGSSGEGLTPLGVFIDLTGGAALLTNLAFSVPRDGTITSRAVYFSATVALALVGSTIVITGNLFESTTPNNIFTPIGLAGISVLPPLTGVIAAGVTSNAILTGLGIPVTAETRLLLVFSAATSGVSLINTVAGYASAGITIA; from the coding sequence ATGGGACCATTAGGGCTAGCGGGAGTAACAGGCCAAACAGGATTTACGGGACCAGCGAGCGGAGGAGCTATAATACCATTTGCCTCAGGTGTTCAAGTAGAAATAACTACCATTGCCGGAGAGCTTAGAGGAATACCCGCATTTATAGGTTTTGGTTCATCAGGGGAAGGTCTTACTCCACTAGGAGTATTTATAGATCTTACGGGAGGAGCTGCGTTATTAACTAACTTAGCTTTTTCTGTTCCACGTGATGGAACGATAACATCAAGGGCCGTATACTTTAGTGCAACAGTAGCATTAGCGTTGGTTGGATCAACAATAGTTATTACAGGGAATTTATTTGAATCTACTACACCAAATAACATATTTACACCAATAGGATTAGCAGGAATAAGTGTATTACCTCCACTTACAGGTGTAATTGCCGCTGGAGTTACGAGCAATGCTATCCTTACTGGATTAGGAATACCTGTTACAGCAGAAACACGTTTACTATTAGTATTTTCTGCAGCTACATCTGGTGTGTCGCTGATTAATACTGTTGCTGGATATGCAAGTGCGGGTATTACAATAGCATAG